A genomic stretch from Penaeus vannamei isolate JL-2024 chromosome 6, ASM4276789v1, whole genome shotgun sequence includes:
- the LOC138861910 gene encoding uncharacterized protein: MASFDIESLFTNVPLNETTDIILNKTTSSLLNSYGLNKTTYRKLLDIAAHNSVFTFNGSIYTQVDGVAMGSPLGPCYANTFLCHHEQTWMNDCPANFKPILYRRYMDDTFLLFDDPSHINPFLSYLNSQHPNIKFTCETEQNNKLSFLDTSITFHNNCFYTSTYRKPTFTGLGLHYLSYIPHIYKLNSLTTLINRAYNICSTWASFHDEASFLSKYFTTNGYPSYLFYKALRKFLSQKFNPKPASATVNKDIKYIKLPYMGGLSFDLRKSLNKILRRCYPQISFRFVFYNNNTVGNFLKNKEMCNSELCSNVVYLFTCPSCQARYVGSTSRWLRHRILEHKGKSIRTGLQLSKPSFSAIREHSHLHNHPFSNTDFKILTSHLNRFDLIIAESLHIQTMKPELNNTATATTLFTI; encoded by the coding sequence atggccagttttgacatagagtcgttattcactaatgttcccctcaatgaaaccactgacataattttaaacaaaacaacctcctcactcttaaactcgtatggcctgaacaagacgacatacaggaaattattggacatagccgcacacaactcagtgtttaccttcaatggctctatttacacacaggtagacggtgtagcaatgggatcaccacttggcccttgttatgccaatactttcctttgccatcatgaacaaacatggatgaatgactgccctgctaatttcaaacctattttatatcgccgttatatggatgatacttttttactctttgacgacccctctcacattaatcctttcctctcatacttgaactcacaacaccccaatataaaattcacttgtgagactgaacaaaataacaaactatcatttcttgacacttccataacttttcataacaattgtttctacaccagtacctacaggaaacccacatttactggccttgggcttcattacctcagctacatacctcatatttacaagttaaacagcctcacaacacttatcaaccgagcttataacatttgttcaacttgggctagtttccatgacgaagcttcattcttaagtaaatattttactacaaatgggtatccatcttacctattttataaagccctacgcaaatttctaagtcagaaattcaaccctaaacctgcatctgccacagttaacaaagacattaaatatataaaactcccatatatgggcggtcttagttttgatctcagaaaatcattaaacaaaattctcaggcgttgctatcctcagatcagttttcgattcgttttttacaataataacaccgttggtaatttcttaaagaataaagagatgtgtaactctgaactatgttcgaatgtggtttacctgtttacttgtcctagctgtcaggccaggtatgtgggatccacctcacgatggctccgccaccgcattctcgaacacaaaggcaagtccatcaggacaggcctgcaactgagtaaaccatccttctcagcaatcagagagcattctcacctccacaatcaccctttcagcaatactgatttcaaaatcttgacctcccatcttaacagatttgacctcatcatagccgagtcactccacatccaaacaatgaaaccagagcttaacaacactgccactgcaaccaccctgtttaccatataa